A section of the Streptomyces sp. NBC_01591 genome encodes:
- the vanA gene encoding D-alanine--(R)-lactate ligase has protein sequence MDRLKIGVIFGGSSEEHPVSVKSAQEVAKNLDTGKYEPYWIGITQSGAWQLCDSPGTDWENTDARPVMLSPDRSVHGLLVLEQDRFEVIRLDLVLPVLHGTLGEDGAIQGLLELSGVPYAGCDIQSSAICMDKSLTYAVAKSAGIATPNFRVVAGDEKVDAEQLPYPVFVKPARSGSSFGVSKVAGAEDLPSALEAARQYDSKVLIEEAVAGSEVGCAILGDPSTPIAGEVDRVALSHGFFRIHQEESPESGSENSTFIVPADISEESRRLVQESAKTIYRTLGCQGLARVDVFLQDDGQVVLNEVNTFPGMTSYSRYPRMMGAAGMPLSDVIDRLVSMTLHRKKR, from the coding sequence ATGGACAGGTTGAAGATCGGCGTCATCTTCGGGGGCTCTTCCGAAGAACACCCCGTCTCCGTCAAGTCCGCCCAAGAGGTCGCAAAGAACCTCGACACCGGTAAATACGAGCCGTACTGGATCGGCATCACGCAGTCCGGTGCCTGGCAGCTCTGTGACTCCCCTGGCACAGACTGGGAGAACACCGACGCTCGGCCGGTCATGCTGTCACCCGACCGAAGCGTCCACGGACTGCTCGTCCTGGAACAGGACCGATTCGAAGTGATCCGTCTGGACCTCGTGCTGCCCGTCCTGCACGGCACACTCGGCGAAGACGGGGCGATCCAGGGCCTGTTGGAGCTCTCTGGCGTCCCCTATGCCGGCTGCGATATCCAGAGCTCTGCCATCTGCATGGACAAATCCCTGACCTACGCCGTCGCCAAGAGCGCGGGCATCGCCACGCCAAATTTCCGGGTGGTCGCGGGAGACGAGAAGGTCGACGCCGAACAGCTTCCTTATCCCGTCTTCGTGAAGCCAGCCCGTTCGGGCTCATCCTTCGGCGTCAGCAAAGTCGCCGGAGCAGAGGACTTGCCGAGTGCGCTGGAGGCCGCACGGCAGTACGACTCGAAGGTCCTGATCGAAGAGGCCGTGGCCGGGAGTGAGGTCGGCTGCGCGATCCTGGGGGACCCATCCACCCCGATCGCGGGCGAGGTGGACCGCGTAGCCCTCTCCCACGGATTCTTCAGGATCCACCAGGAGGAGTCACCCGAGAGTGGTTCGGAGAACTCGACGTTCATCGTTCCCGCCGACATCTCCGAAGAATCGCGTCGGCTCGTCCAAGAGAGCGCCAAGACCATCTACCGCACACTGGGCTGCCAGGGGCTTGCCCGCGTGGACGTGTTCCTCCAGGACGACGGCCAGGTGGTACTCAACGAAGTCAACACCTTTCCCGGCATGACCTCCTACAGCCGCTATCCACGGATGATGGGCGCCGCAGGAATGCCGCTTTCCGACGTCATCGACCGGCTCGTGTCAATGACACTGCACCGGAAAAAGCGATGA
- the vanX gene encoding D-Ala-D-Ala dipeptidase VanX: MNGDFGYLDELVPGIRWDAKYATGDNFTGKPVDGYLVNRIVGTRALCAALGRAQEKAASRGFGLLVWDGYRPQRAVDCFMRWSEQSEDGRTKQRHYPNIDRSELFDKGYVAAKSGHSRGSSVDLTLYTLATGENACMGGEHDLMDSISHHGAAGIRPIEAENREHLCSVMEDCGFARYACEWWHYTLESEPYSDVYFDFPIT, from the coding sequence ATGAACGGCGACTTCGGGTACCTGGACGAGCTGGTGCCCGGCATCCGTTGGGATGCCAAGTACGCCACCGGGGACAACTTCACCGGAAAGCCGGTAGACGGATACCTGGTGAATCGGATAGTCGGCACCAGAGCCTTGTGCGCAGCCCTGGGGCGAGCGCAGGAAAAAGCCGCGTCCCGCGGCTTCGGCTTGCTTGTCTGGGACGGATACCGTCCGCAACGCGCCGTCGACTGCTTCATGCGCTGGTCCGAACAGTCGGAGGACGGCCGGACAAAGCAGCGGCACTACCCCAATATCGACAGGTCCGAGCTTTTCGACAAGGGATACGTGGCTGCCAAGTCAGGCCACAGCCGCGGCAGTTCCGTCGACTTGACGCTCTACACCCTTGCCACCGGAGAAAATGCTTGCATGGGTGGTGAACACGACCTCATGGACTCGATCTCACATCATGGAGCAGCAGGAATAAGACCCATCGAAGCGGAAAACCGCGAGCACCTTTGCTCCGTAATGGAGGACTGCGGATTTGCTCGCTACGCCTGCGAGTGGTGGCACTACACGCTGGAAAGCGAGCCTTACTCAGATGTCTATTTCGACTTTCCCATCACCTGA
- the vanH gene encoding D-lactate dehydrogenase VanH, with amino-acid sequence MSSSGPTRAAACRTRAPASPSRAVSATGITVYGCEQDEALLFREMAPRFGMAPTITKEAVSEANIDLAVGNRYISIGHKTHVTRATLSALSRAGVEYLSTRSVGCNHIDVSYADSVGISVGNVAYSPDSVADYTLMLMLMAVRHAKATVRRTDAHDYRLSEIRGKELRDLTVGVVGTGRIGTAVIDRLRGFGCRVLAYGNRPKTPADYTPIDELLQHSDIVTLHTPLTAETRHLVDRRRIDQMKHGAFIVNTGRGPLIDTEALLSALESGRLGGAALDVLDGEEGIFYTDCRNKPIENRQLLRLQDLPNVLISPHTAYYTDHALSDTIRNSLINCLNFESGKTWTG; translated from the coding sequence ATGAGTTCCAGCGGACCAACACGAGCAGCGGCGTGCCGCACCCGAGCGCCAGCGTCGCCCTCACGGGCTGTCTCGGCAACGGGAATCACAGTCTATGGGTGCGAGCAGGACGAGGCCCTTCTATTCCGAGAAATGGCGCCTCGCTTTGGCATGGCGCCAACCATCACAAAGGAAGCGGTATCTGAAGCCAATATCGACCTGGCAGTCGGGAACCGATACATCAGCATCGGCCACAAGACGCACGTCACCCGTGCCACACTCAGCGCACTGAGCCGCGCCGGTGTGGAGTATCTCTCCACACGAAGCGTCGGATGCAACCACATCGACGTGAGCTACGCGGACAGCGTCGGTATCTCCGTCGGAAACGTGGCGTATTCTCCCGACAGCGTTGCCGACTACACGCTCATGCTGATGCTGATGGCCGTGCGCCACGCGAAGGCCACCGTCCGCCGCACCGATGCTCATGACTACCGGCTGAGTGAGATACGCGGCAAAGAGCTGCGCGACCTGACTGTCGGAGTGGTCGGCACGGGGCGTATCGGCACAGCAGTCATCGACCGATTGCGAGGCTTCGGCTGCCGCGTGCTGGCCTACGGCAATCGCCCCAAGACCCCCGCCGATTACACGCCGATCGACGAGCTGCTTCAGCACAGCGACATTGTCACGCTCCACACCCCGCTCACCGCAGAAACCCGCCATCTCGTCGATCGCCGACGTATCGACCAGATGAAACACGGCGCGTTCATCGTCAACACCGGACGCGGGCCACTCATCGATACCGAAGCCCTTCTATCGGCATTGGAGAGCGGCAGATTGGGCGGCGCGGCGCTGGACGTCCTCGACGGCGAAGAAGGAATCTTCTACACCGACTGCCGGAACAAGCCCATAGAGAACCGCCAGCTGTTGCGACTACAGGATCTGCCGAATGTGCTCATCAGCCCGCACACGGCCTATTACACCGACCACGCGCTGAGCGACACCATCAGAAACAGCCTCATCAACTGCCTCAACTTTGAAAGCGGGAAAACATGGACAGGTTGA
- a CDS encoding lipid II:glycine glycyltransferase FemX has translation MRPAARNPVVRPISAAEHMAFVRAQRSVSFLQTPAWGRVKTEWRSESLGWFEGRRLVGAGLVLHRPVPRLDRFTLAYLPEGPVIDWSGEIGAWLDPLAIHLKAHGAFAIRLGPPVCTHTWSAAQVKEGIADPGSKRLTDISGHWADPVGARVASWFRDAGWLPQSPEDGFGVGHPQFKYEIPMVGRTEDELLRGMNQQWRRNIKKAAKEGVEVTVSDRGPEDLKAFHDLYVHTAERDHFTPRPLRYFETMFAALSAEDPERIKLYLARHQGDLAAATLLVRVGTHAVYAYGASSTAKREVRGSNACQWAMIRDSLAAGCDVYDLRGITPTLDADDPHVGLVQFKVGTGGQAMRYIGEWDLPLRPMVYRAFDLYMRRRGR, from the coding sequence ATGCGACCTGCAGCCCGGAATCCGGTCGTCAGGCCGATCAGCGCCGCCGAGCATATGGCGTTCGTGCGGGCCCAGCGGTCGGTCAGCTTTCTGCAGACCCCGGCGTGGGGCCGCGTCAAGACCGAGTGGCGCAGCGAGTCCCTCGGCTGGTTCGAGGGGCGGCGCCTGGTTGGTGCTGGGCTCGTACTGCACCGCCCGGTGCCGCGGCTCGACCGCTTCACGCTGGCGTATCTACCCGAGGGCCCGGTCATCGACTGGAGCGGCGAGATCGGTGCTTGGCTCGATCCGCTGGCGATCCATCTCAAGGCCCACGGCGCGTTCGCGATCCGGCTCGGCCCGCCGGTGTGCACACACACCTGGAGCGCCGCCCAGGTCAAGGAGGGCATCGCCGACCCGGGCAGCAAACGGCTCACCGACATCTCCGGCCACTGGGCCGACCCGGTCGGTGCCCGCGTGGCCAGCTGGTTCCGGGACGCCGGCTGGCTGCCGCAGAGCCCGGAGGACGGGTTCGGGGTCGGGCATCCACAGTTCAAGTACGAGATCCCGATGGTAGGCAGGACCGAGGACGAGCTGCTCAGGGGCATGAACCAGCAGTGGCGTCGCAACATCAAGAAGGCGGCTAAGGAGGGCGTCGAGGTCACGGTCAGCGACAGGGGCCCGGAGGACCTCAAGGCGTTTCACGACCTCTACGTCCACACCGCCGAGCGCGACCACTTCACACCCCGGCCGCTGCGCTACTTCGAGACCATGTTCGCGGCGCTGAGTGCCGAGGACCCCGAGCGGATCAAGCTCTACCTGGCCCGCCATCAGGGCGACTTGGCCGCCGCTACTCTCCTGGTCCGCGTCGGCACCCACGCCGTGTACGCCTATGGCGCCTCCTCCACCGCGAAGCGCGAGGTGCGCGGCTCCAACGCCTGCCAGTGGGCGATGATCCGCGACTCGCTCGCGGCCGGCTGCGACGTCTACGATCTGCGTGGCATCACCCCCACCCTCGACGCCGACGACCCGCACGTCGGCCTTGTCCAGTTCAAAGTCGGCACCGGCGGCCAGGCGATGCGGTACATCGGCGAGTGGGACCTGCCGCTGCGACCGATGGTTTACCGGGCCTTCGATCTCTATATGAGGCGGCGCGGACGCTGA
- a CDS encoding cation:proton antiporter, which yields MDDAAAWCFLATLTAVHTGSGAADALPMIGYSILFTAVMLLGVSRLLRPLARHVGRQGTLSPGVMYVVVIVPIVCGYLTDLIGIYSVFGGFIAGLAMPRDPQFRQALHSRMMDTVSTLLLPVFFALSGLTTDLRSISADTLLFGVAALLAGLAGKYFGSTLAMKTLRFSWREAFAVGGLMNARGMMIIIFINIGLAQGLITKPVFSVLVMVAVITSTAALPLYRRALPKHLEMHSAAKRPLRRRHHAP from the coding sequence ATCGACGACGCGGCGGCCTGGTGCTTCCTGGCCACGCTGACGGCCGTGCACACCGGTTCCGGGGCCGCCGACGCTCTGCCCATGATCGGCTACAGCATCCTGTTCACCGCCGTGATGCTGCTCGGAGTGTCCCGGCTGCTGCGGCCGCTGGCGCGGCACGTCGGCCGACAGGGCACGCTGAGCCCCGGCGTGATGTACGTCGTCGTCATCGTCCCGATCGTCTGCGGATACCTCACCGACCTGATCGGGATCTACTCGGTCTTCGGCGGCTTCATCGCCGGCCTGGCCATGCCCCGTGACCCGCAGTTCCGCCAAGCGCTGCACAGCCGGATGATGGATACCGTCTCCACGCTACTGCTGCCCGTCTTCTTCGCCCTGTCCGGCCTCACCACCGACCTGCGGAGCATTTCGGCCGACACCCTGCTGTTCGGCGTCGCCGCGCTCCTGGCGGGACTCGCGGGCAAATACTTCGGCAGCACCCTGGCTATGAAGACACTCCGCTTCAGTTGGCGCGAGGCATTCGCTGTGGGAGGACTGATGAACGCCCGCGGCATGATGATCATCATCTTCATCAACATCGGCTTGGCGCAGGGCCTGATCACCAAGCCGGTGTTCTCCGTTCTCGTCATGGTCGCCGTCATCACGAGCACCGCGGCCCTGCCGCTGTACCGCCGGGCGCTCCCGAAACACCTGGAGATGCACTCGGCAGCGAAGCGCCCACTCCGGCGCCGGCACCACGCCCCCTGA
- a CDS encoding UDP-N-acetylmuramoyl-tripeptide--D-alanyl-D-alanine ligase encodes MIPLSLGEIATVVGGTVEGDGAVTVTAPAVLDGRQAEPGGLFVAFAGEHVDGHDYAIQAGRAGAVAVLGSRPTALPTVVVEDAKAALQALATHVVARLRDGLTVVGVTGSRGKTSTKDLLAAVLSSAAPTIATIGSLNNDLGVPLTMLRSNAATRFLVLEMGVRRIGDISKLTGLVAPDVGVVLNVGQAHLSHLGSREATAQAKGELVQGLAPGGTAVLSADDPRVVAMRSLTDCPVLTFGQAEHADVRVLDVVLDRLARPSFTLRTAATSARVGLPLVGTHQTLNASAAAAAGLAAGVPLDGAAAALPTVSLSKWRLELRDLVGGATLLNDSFNADPDSTRAALDALAAIEGGRRIAVLGEMLELGDDNEAEHRAIGEYAASRADVVVAVGTRPLADGAGERAVALADNAAAVEWLRGRLTAGDVVLVKASRGARLDKVAAALASGPHDVLVGRPMDDR; translated from the coding sequence ATGATCCCGCTCAGCCTCGGTGAGATCGCCACAGTTGTCGGCGGGACGGTCGAGGGCGACGGCGCCGTGACAGTGACCGCGCCGGCCGTGCTCGACGGCCGGCAGGCCGAGCCGGGCGGCCTCTTCGTGGCCTTCGCCGGCGAACACGTCGACGGCCACGACTACGCCATCCAGGCCGGCCGGGCCGGCGCGGTGGCCGTGCTCGGCTCCCGGCCCACGGCGCTACCGACCGTCGTGGTCGAGGACGCCAAGGCCGCGTTGCAGGCGCTCGCCACCCACGTCGTGGCACGGCTGCGCGACGGGCTGACTGTCGTCGGGGTGACCGGATCCCGCGGCAAGACCAGCACCAAGGACCTGCTGGCGGCCGTGTTGTCGAGCGCCGCGCCGACGATCGCCACGATCGGCTCGCTCAACAACGACCTCGGCGTGCCGCTCACCATGCTGCGTTCCAACGCGGCCACCCGGTTCCTCGTCCTTGAGATGGGAGTCCGCCGCATCGGCGACATCTCCAAACTCACCGGCCTGGTCGCGCCCGACGTCGGTGTCGTCCTCAACGTCGGCCAGGCCCACCTCAGCCATCTCGGGTCGCGCGAGGCAACCGCCCAGGCCAAGGGTGAGCTGGTGCAGGGTCTGGCGCCCGGCGGCACCGCGGTCCTGAGCGCCGACGATCCCCGGGTGGTCGCGATGCGCTCGCTCACCGACTGCCCGGTGCTGACGTTCGGCCAGGCGGAACACGCCGACGTTCGCGTACTCGACGTAGTCCTTGACCGGCTCGCCCGGCCGTCCTTCACACTGCGGACCGCCGCCACCTCGGCTCGCGTCGGGCTGCCGCTCGTGGGCACTCACCAGACGCTCAACGCGTCGGCTGCCGCGGCGGCAGGGCTGGCGGCCGGCGTTCCCCTCGATGGGGCCGCGGCAGCGCTGCCCACGGTCTCGCTGTCGAAGTGGCGCTTGGAACTACGTGACCTCGTCGGCGGCGCAACGCTGCTCAACGACTCCTTCAACGCCGACCCCGACTCGACCCGCGCCGCCCTGGACGCGCTGGCGGCAATCGAGGGCGGGCGCCGCATCGCCGTCCTCGGCGAAATGCTCGAACTCGGCGACGACAACGAGGCCGAGCACCGCGCCATCGGGGAGTACGCCGCCTCCCGGGCCGACGTGGTGGTCGCGGTCGGCACCCGGCCGCTCGCCGACGGTGCCGGAGAGCGGGCGGTGGCGCTGGCCGACAACGCCGCGGCCGTCGAGTGGCTGCGCGGTCGGCTCACTGCCGGCGATGTGGTGCTCGTCAAGGCCTCCCGCGGGGCGCGCCTCGACAAGGTCGCCGCCGCGCTCGCGTCCGGACCCCACGATGTGCTGGTAGGTCGACCGATGGACGACAGGTAG